One Natrinema salaciae genomic region harbors:
- a CDS encoding group I intron-associated PD-(D/E)XK endonuclease gives MNTKQIGDETEARIIATLVGEGYSVSIPFGDNDRYDLVLDTDDQLLRVQCKTGWIESDVVRFKTASKTTSNGDVTMDDYDGEIDAFAVRCKDNGELYWVPVEDAGKKSTYLRLTEPKIDHPSVNLAETYRLTDQLP, from the coding sequence ATGAATACCAAACAAATAGGGGACGAAACCGAAGCACGGATCATCGCAACGCTCGTCGGAGAGGGATACTCCGTCTCGATTCCGTTCGGAGACAATGACAGATACGATCTCGTCTTGGATACGGATGATCAATTACTGCGGGTCCAGTGTAAAACCGGATGGATCGAGAGCGATGTTGTTCGATTTAAAACCGCCAGTAAAACGACTTCCAACGGAGACGTGACGATGGACGACTATGACGGCGAGATCGATGCGTTTGCCGTTCGCTGTAAGGATAATGGTGAACTCTATTGGGTGCCGGTTGAGGATGCCGGGAAGAAAAGCACATACCTACGATTGACCGAACCGAAGATCGATCATCCAAGCGTCAATCTCGCCGAGACGTATCGGCTTACCGATCAACTCCCGTAG
- a CDS encoding type II glyceraldehyde-3-phosphate dehydrogenase yields the protein MQQVAINGYGTIGKRVADAVRQQPDMEVLGVAKTRPNFEAETAIDKGFPLYAAVEERAELFAEAGLDIAGPVEELVADADVVVDATPSGIGAQNKALYEEYDTPALYQGGEDADLADVSFNARSNFEDAVDADHVRVVSCNTTGLSRVIAPLREAYGVEKVRATLVRRGGDPGQTSRGPINDILPNPVTIPSHHGPDVETIFPDLDIDTLGMKVPATLMHMHSLNVTLEEAVDDAAVRDLFADESRLFLIPERMNIDGSGKLKEYALDAGRPRGDVWENCIWEESISTVGDDLYLFQGIHQESDVVPENVDAVRAVTGVADADESIETTDESLGIGL from the coding sequence ATGCAACAGGTCGCGATCAACGGTTACGGCACGATCGGCAAGCGCGTCGCGGACGCCGTCCGACAGCAGCCCGACATGGAGGTACTGGGCGTCGCGAAGACGCGTCCGAACTTCGAGGCCGAGACGGCGATCGACAAGGGGTTTCCGCTCTACGCGGCCGTCGAAGAGCGCGCGGAACTGTTCGCCGAGGCCGGCCTCGACATCGCGGGACCGGTCGAGGAGCTCGTGGCCGACGCCGACGTCGTCGTCGACGCCACGCCGTCGGGGATCGGCGCACAGAACAAGGCCCTCTACGAGGAGTACGACACGCCCGCGCTCTATCAGGGCGGCGAGGACGCCGACCTCGCCGACGTGAGCTTCAACGCGCGCTCGAACTTCGAGGACGCCGTCGACGCCGACCACGTGCGCGTCGTCTCCTGTAACACGACCGGGCTCTCTCGAGTTATCGCGCCGCTCCGGGAGGCCTACGGCGTCGAGAAGGTCCGCGCGACGCTCGTCCGTCGGGGCGGCGACCCCGGGCAGACCTCCCGCGGTCCGATCAACGACATCCTCCCGAACCCGGTGACGATTCCGTCCCACCACGGGCCCGACGTCGAGACCATCTTCCCCGACCTGGACATCGACACGCTCGGGATGAAGGTGCCCGCGACGCTGATGCACATGCACAGCCTGAACGTCACGCTCGAGGAGGCGGTCGACGACGCGGCCGTCCGCGACCTGTTCGCCGACGAGTCGCGCCTGTTCCTGATCCCCGAACGGATGAACATCGACGGCAGCGGCAAACTCAAGGAGTACGCCCTCGACGCGGGTCGGCCACGCGGCGACGTCTGGGAGAACTGCATCTGGGAGGAGTCGATCTCGACCGTCGGCGACGACCTCTACCTCTTCCAGGGCATCCATCAGGAGAGCGACGTGGTACCGGAGAACGTCGACGCCGTCCGCGCCGTGACCGGTGTCGCCGACGCCGACGAGAGCATCGAGACGACCGACGAATCGCTCGGAATCGGGCTGTAA
- a CDS encoding CBS domain-containing protein: protein MRSFRIGSLFGIPIKLDLTFLLVLPLFAYLIGTQIEDVATLLNDGLAAGIDIGAISGGVTPLLLGLAAAVGLFVGVVLHELGHSLTAQRYGFPIDSITLWLFGGIAAFSEMPEDWRQELNIAVAGPIVSILVGAGSYALFLVTPESLSGVRFVLGYLAVLNVALAFFNMLPAFPMDGGRVLRALLARSQPYAKATQQAASVGKLFAVVMGLFGLFSVNIILIGVAFFVYIAASSEAQQVTMKAAFQDVTVGDIMTPAEDLHTVDPETTVAELIQRMFTERHTGYPVVDNDAFEGDRLIGLVTLTDAREVDPVERDAYIVEEVMTTDLQTIEPDSDAMTAIERMREHDIGRLLVVDDGDLVGLISRTDVMTAFDIVQQSGAITPAGRPRTAD, encoded by the coding sequence ATGAGGAGCTTTCGGATCGGATCCCTGTTCGGGATTCCGATCAAACTCGATCTGACGTTCCTGCTGGTGCTCCCGTTGTTCGCGTACCTCATCGGGACACAGATCGAGGACGTCGCGACGTTACTGAACGACGGACTAGCGGCGGGGATCGATATCGGGGCGATTAGCGGAGGGGTGACGCCGCTGTTACTCGGGCTGGCTGCGGCAGTCGGTCTGTTCGTCGGCGTCGTCCTCCACGAACTGGGCCACTCGCTGACCGCCCAGCGGTACGGCTTTCCGATCGATTCGATCACGCTCTGGCTGTTCGGCGGCATCGCCGCCTTCTCCGAGATGCCCGAGGACTGGCGACAGGAACTCAACATCGCCGTCGCCGGGCCAATCGTCAGTATTCTGGTAGGCGCAGGCTCCTACGCCCTCTTTCTCGTGACGCCCGAGAGTCTCAGCGGCGTCCGGTTCGTCCTCGGCTACCTCGCCGTCCTGAACGTTGCGCTCGCGTTCTTCAACATGCTTCCCGCGTTCCCGATGGACGGCGGGCGGGTGCTGCGAGCGTTGCTCGCTCGCAGTCAACCCTACGCGAAGGCGACCCAGCAGGCCGCCAGCGTCGGCAAACTGTTCGCGGTCGTGATGGGACTGTTCGGCCTCTTTTCGGTCAACATCATCCTCATCGGCGTCGCCTTCTTCGTCTACATCGCCGCCTCGAGCGAGGCCCAGCAGGTGACGATGAAGGCGGCCTTCCAGGACGTCACCGTCGGCGACATCATGACGCCGGCCGAGGACCTCCACACCGTCGATCCCGAGACGACGGTCGCCGAGTTGATCCAGCGGATGTTCACCGAACGCCACACCGGGTATCCCGTCGTCGACAACGACGCGTTCGAGGGGGACCGGCTGATCGGCCTCGTAACGCTGACCGACGCCCGCGAGGTCGATCCGGTCGAGCGCGACGCCTACATCGTCGAAGAGGTGATGACGACGGACCTGCAGACGATCGAACCCGATTCGGACGCGATGACGGCGATCGAACGGATGCGGGAACACGACATCGGTCGGCTCCTGGTCGTCGACGACGGCGATCTCGTGGGGCTGATCTCGCGAACCGACGTGATGACCGCCTTCGACATCGTCCAGCAGAGCGGTGCGATCACCCCCGCGGGCCGACCACGAACGGCGGACTGA
- a CDS encoding helix-turn-helix domain-containing protein: MLMKGAQTTDRIDPLPTELDSAQSKLVYLTLEATGGATATDLSETLNMQKLGVLSVLSSLSSAGLIERTDSGYAPAN; the protein is encoded by the coding sequence ATGCTGATGAAAGGCGCGCAGACGACCGATCGAATCGACCCCCTTCCGACCGAACTCGACTCCGCCCAGAGCAAACTCGTCTACCTCACGCTCGAGGCGACCGGCGGGGCGACGGCCACGGATCTCAGTGAGACCCTCAACATGCAGAAACTGGGCGTTCTGAGCGTTCTCTCCTCGCTCTCGAGCGCCGGACTGATCGAGCGGACCGACTCGGGATACGCGCCCGCGAACTGA
- a CDS encoding aminopeptidase, translated as MAALRAAAETAVRQCLNLEAEESCAIVTDDEREPIGEALYEVASEISDDAVIVRYPPGETHGSEPPAPVAAAMAGADVVLAPTTKSLSHTRARTEANEAGARVATLPGITEDVFTAGLDADYESIAAHCEAVREQVADADEIRVTTDAGTDITFGVEGRAWLADTGIVHEPGEMSNLPAGEVFISPTTADGTFVVDGTMRPHGLLEDGHRLTFEVEDGLVTHISDDEIRATVEGAAEDVGDAAYNLAELGIGTNVAVTELVGSVLLDEKAGGTVHIAIGDNAGIGGDTEAPIHLDGIVREPTVFADGEPVDLPVAGDS; from the coding sequence ATGGCAGCACTTCGAGCAGCGGCGGAGACGGCGGTCCGCCAGTGTCTGAATCTCGAGGCAGAGGAGTCGTGTGCGATCGTCACCGACGACGAGCGCGAACCGATCGGGGAGGCGCTCTACGAGGTGGCGAGCGAGATCAGCGACGACGCCGTGATCGTTCGGTACCCGCCGGGGGAGACCCACGGCAGCGAACCACCGGCACCGGTTGCGGCGGCGATGGCCGGAGCCGACGTGGTGCTCGCGCCGACGACCAAGAGCCTGAGCCACACTCGCGCCCGGACCGAGGCCAACGAGGCCGGCGCGCGGGTCGCGACGCTGCCGGGGATCACCGAGGACGTCTTCACCGCGGGGCTGGACGCCGATTACGAATCGATCGCGGCCCACTGCGAGGCCGTCCGGGAACAGGTCGCCGACGCCGACGAGATCCGCGTCACGACCGACGCCGGGACCGACATCACCTTTGGCGTCGAGGGCCGGGCGTGGCTCGCGGACACCGGCATCGTTCACGAACCCGGTGAGATGTCGAACCTCCCGGCCGGCGAAGTGTTCATCAGCCCGACGACTGCGGACGGCACGTTCGTCGTCGACGGGACGATGCGCCCCCACGGGCTGCTCGAGGACGGCCACCGGCTCACGTTCGAGGTCGAAGACGGGCTTGTCACCCACATCTCGGACGACGAGATCCGCGCGACGGTCGAGGGCGCGGCCGAAGACGTGGGCGACGCCGCGTACAACCTCGCCGAACTCGGTATCGGGACGAACGTCGCCGTCACCGAACTCGTCGGCTCGGTGTTGCTCGACGAGAAAGCCGGGGGGACCGTTCACATCGCGATCGGAGATAACGCGGGGATCGGCGGCGACACGGAGGCACCGATCCACCTCGACGGAATCGTTCGGGAGCCGACGGTCTTCGCCGACGGCGAACCGGTCGACCTCCCGGTCGCGGGCGACTCCTGA
- a CDS encoding protein-L-isoaspartate(D-aspartate) O-methyltransferase codes for MSDSYEARRRRMVETVAPRVDDDRVLEALESVPRHEFVPPDRRGSAYADRPLPIGDGQTISAPHMVAIMADLLEAEPGTEVLEVGTGCGYHAAVTAELVGDENVSTVEYSEALAERARDRLAALGYDGVSVRVGDGRRGWPEYAPYGAAYVTCAAADLPDPVVEQLRVGGRLLAPIGSGRQTLVRATKRADGSLERTEHGGVRFVEMRG; via the coding sequence ATGTCAGACAGCTACGAGGCCCGCCGCCGACGGATGGTCGAGACCGTCGCGCCGCGTGTGGACGACGACCGCGTCCTCGAGGCCCTCGAATCGGTTCCGCGCCACGAGTTCGTCCCGCCGGACCGTCGGGGCAGCGCCTACGCCGACCGTCCGCTCCCGATCGGCGACGGACAGACGATCAGCGCCCCGCACATGGTCGCGATCATGGCCGACCTGCTTGAGGCCGAGCCCGGGACCGAGGTCCTCGAGGTCGGGACCGGCTGCGGCTATCACGCGGCCGTCACGGCCGAACTGGTCGGCGACGAGAACGTCTCTACCGTCGAGTACAGCGAGGCGCTCGCCGAACGGGCCCGCGATCGGCTCGCGGCGCTCGGCTACGACGGCGTCTCTGTCCGCGTCGGCGACGGTCGCCGCGGATGGCCCGAGTACGCGCCCTACGGTGCGGCGTACGTCACCTGTGCGGCTGCCGACCTCCCGGACCCCGTCGTCGAACAACTCCGAGTCGGTGGTCGATTGCTCGCCCCGATCGGGAGCGGCCGTCAAACGCTCGTCCGAGCGACGAAACGGGCGGACGGCTCGCTCGAGCGGACCGAGCACGGCGGCGTTCGGTTCGTCGAGATGCGCGGCTAG
- a CDS encoding bacterio-opsin activator domain-containing protein, whose amino-acid sequence MAQPITVLVVDNEPGFADLAGEMLERERDSIVAVSARNGTEALDVLERREVDCIVSDYEMPGMNGLELLERVREGDPDLPFILFTGRGSEEIASEAIAAGVTQYLQKESGKKQYALLANQVTNAVAQYRTETELRESERRYERTLTTLHETTRELMRAETKDEIYRSAVETASEILDVAVAVAYAFEPTAGSLERAASTQQSPELGDPAATFERGEGLVWEVFSEGESAYYEDVTREDGERVESPRGDGDGEAQRTSSNTSGQGPQADAIDGVETATAASRSELIVPLGTHGVLVARSENVDGFDETMTELLHILAANTEAALDRAEREQLLRDHDRTLTQQNEELTRLNHTNEIVREINHGIAQASTRAAIEETVCDRLAETDRYRFAWIATSDDEPPSPTAWSGIDAAYIDTIRDDGERAPELALVRDILESGRVRTIPDVLEADAWNSRRKEALTYGYQTVLGVPLVADERRYGVLVVHIAGADSVGESEREVLAELGETTGHAIRSVERTRAMLTDSRLELELDVADSRLLLNRLSNHVAAADPVTLEGVIDRDEDGIVLFVSAPSTASLAELEAEWASIETLSVVSEGDDETLFELTVASTPFLDILQTYDVQVRMATAEDGESTVVLEVPQRVETRSLVEAIGEAYPETELVAKRETTHTRSARQLDTHLAERLTDKQFEALQAAHYSGFFEWPRESTGEDLADALDVSPPTYHYHLRAAERKLVTVVFEGDSS is encoded by the coding sequence ATGGCACAACCGATCACCGTACTCGTCGTCGATAACGAGCCCGGATTCGCCGATCTCGCGGGAGAAATGCTCGAGCGCGAACGCGACTCGATCGTCGCCGTCTCGGCGAGAAACGGGACCGAGGCGCTCGACGTCCTCGAGCGTCGCGAGGTCGACTGTATCGTTAGCGATTACGAGATGCCGGGGATGAACGGCCTCGAACTGCTCGAGCGCGTTCGCGAGGGTGATCCCGATCTTCCCTTTATCCTGTTTACGGGGCGGGGTTCGGAGGAGATCGCGAGCGAAGCGATCGCCGCGGGCGTGACCCAGTACCTCCAGAAGGAGTCCGGCAAAAAGCAGTACGCGTTGCTGGCGAATCAGGTCACGAACGCCGTCGCCCAGTACCGGACCGAGACCGAACTTCGGGAGAGCGAACGCCGGTACGAGCGGACGCTGACGACGTTACACGAAACGACGCGGGAGCTGATGCGAGCCGAGACCAAAGACGAGATCTATCGGTCGGCGGTCGAGACCGCGAGCGAGATCCTCGACGTGGCAGTCGCCGTCGCCTACGCGTTCGAGCCGACGGCCGGCAGCCTCGAGCGCGCGGCGTCGACGCAGCAGTCACCCGAACTGGGCGATCCGGCGGCGACCTTCGAGCGGGGCGAAGGACTGGTCTGGGAGGTGTTCTCGGAGGGCGAGAGCGCCTATTACGAGGACGTGACGCGCGAGGACGGCGAGAGGGTCGAGTCGCCTCGAGGGGACGGCGACGGCGAGGCGCAACGCACCTCGAGCAATACGAGCGGGCAGGGCCCGCAAGCGGACGCCATCGACGGCGTCGAGACTGCGACTGCCGCGAGCCGGAGCGAGTTGATCGTTCCGCTCGGGACCCACGGCGTGTTGGTCGCACGCTCCGAGAACGTCGACGGGTTCGACGAGACGATGACCGAGCTGTTGCACATCCTGGCGGCCAACACCGAGGCCGCACTGGATCGGGCCGAGCGGGAGCAGTTGCTTCGGGACCACGACCGAACGCTCACGCAGCAAAACGAGGAACTGACGCGACTCAACCACACGAACGAGATCGTCCGCGAGATCAACCACGGTATCGCACAGGCCTCGACGCGCGCGGCCATCGAGGAGACGGTGTGCGATCGCCTCGCCGAGACCGATCGGTACCGCTTCGCCTGGATCGCCACGAGCGACGACGAGCCGCCGTCGCCGACAGCCTGGAGCGGGATCGACGCGGCTTACATCGATACGATCCGCGACGACGGCGAGCGTGCACCCGAACTCGCGCTGGTCCGCGATATCCTCGAGTCGGGACGGGTGCGGACGATCCCCGACGTCCTCGAGGCAGACGCGTGGAACTCGCGGCGCAAGGAGGCGTTGACCTACGGCTATCAGACGGTACTCGGCGTGCCGCTGGTCGCCGACGAGCGCCGGTACGGTGTGCTCGTCGTCCACATCGCGGGAGCCGATTCGGTCGGCGAGAGCGAGCGGGAGGTGCTGGCCGAACTCGGGGAGACGACCGGCCACGCGATCCGATCGGTCGAGCGGACGCGGGCGATGTTAACCGATAGCCGGCTCGAACTCGAGCTCGACGTGGCGGATTCGCGGCTGTTGCTCAATCGGCTCTCGAATCACGTCGCGGCAGCGGACCCGGTCACGCTCGAGGGCGTCATCGATCGCGACGAGGATGGGATCGTCCTGTTCGTGAGCGCGCCCTCGACGGCTTCGCTGGCCGAACTCGAGGCAGAGTGGGCATCGATCGAAACGCTTTCGGTCGTCTCCGAGGGCGACGACGAGACGCTGTTCGAACTGACGGTCGCGTCGACGCCCTTCCTCGACATCCTGCAGACCTACGACGTGCAGGTACGAATGGCGACTGCCGAGGACGGCGAATCGACGGTCGTGCTCGAGGTTCCGCAGCGAGTCGAGACACGATCGCTAGTCGAGGCGATCGGAGAGGCGTATCCCGAGACGGAACTGGTAGCCAAACGGGAGACGACGCACACCCGGTCGGCGCGCCAGCTCGATACCCATCTCGCGGAGCGACTTACCGACAAGCAGTTCGAGGCGCTGCAGGCCGCCCACTACAGCGGGTTCTTCGAGTGGCCACGAGAGAGCACCGGTGAGGACCTCGCGGACGCGCTCGACGTGTCGCCACCGACGTATCACTACCACCTCCGCGCGGCCGAACGGAAACTCGTTACCGTCGTGTTCGAGGGAGATTCTAGTTAA
- a CDS encoding HVO_0476 family zinc finger protein: MSEIPDRVPTPCPSCSPDLETVHEVLTEGGGTLTVRCSECSHVHKIQPDREREVTLDVVVSQGGESFTANVTAPEDEPVEVGDEFILETEEVLSTVRVTSVELDGQRRVEEAPAEAIETVWTREVDNVAVNVTVHPQDGSRDDSRSITVHVPGDYEFEVGAVESFGDDEFEIDAFVVRKDAAGYRRDRFEENGDTAFAKDIKRVYAYDETSSAWSAW, encoded by the coding sequence ATGAGCGAAATTCCGGATCGGGTTCCGACGCCCTGTCCTTCGTGCTCCCCGGACCTCGAGACGGTCCACGAGGTGCTCACGGAAGGCGGCGGCACCCTCACCGTCCGATGCAGCGAGTGCAGCCACGTCCACAAGATTCAGCCCGACCGCGAGCGTGAAGTCACGCTCGACGTAGTCGTTTCGCAGGGCGGCGAGTCGTTCACGGCGAACGTCACCGCACCCGAAGACGAGCCCGTCGAGGTCGGCGACGAGTTCATCCTCGAGACCGAGGAAGTGCTCTCGACCGTTCGCGTGACGAGCGTCGAACTCGACGGCCAGCGGCGAGTCGAGGAGGCTCCCGCCGAGGCGATCGAGACCGTCTGGACCCGCGAGGTCGACAACGTGGCGGTCAACGTCACCGTCCATCCGCAGGACGGTTCGCGAGACGACAGCCGTAGTATCACGGTCCACGTCCCCGGCGACTACGAGTTCGAGGTCGGCGCGGTCGAGTCGTTCGGCGACGACGAGTTCGAGATCGACGCCTTCGTCGTCCGCAAGGACGCCGCGGGCTACCGCCGAGACCGCTTCGAGGAGAACGGCGATACCGCCTTCGCGAAGGACATCAAGCGCGTCTACGCCTACGACGAAACGAGTAGCGCCTGGTCGGCCTGGTAA
- a CDS encoding Hsp20/alpha crystallin family protein: MRRDDRDEPFDDLFREIERMMNEMMNGANANVDFDSSSNVDNGFGMDTHVDIHETDDEVRVVADLPGVEKDNIELECDGKTLTISAESEHRQYDERVSLPTRVNEHTASATYNNGVLEVVFDRAEQSSDISLE, translated from the coding sequence ATGCGCCGAGACGACCGCGACGAACCCTTCGACGACCTGTTCCGTGAGATCGAACGAATGATGAACGAGATGATGAACGGCGCCAACGCCAACGTCGATTTCGACTCCTCGAGCAACGTCGACAACGGGTTCGGCATGGACACACACGTCGACATCCACGAGACCGACGACGAGGTGCGCGTCGTCGCAGACCTTCCGGGCGTCGAGAAGGACAACATCGAACTCGAGTGCGACGGCAAGACCCTGACGATCTCCGCCGAGAGCGAGCACCGCCAGTACGACGAGCGCGTCTCCCTCCCGACTCGCGTCAACGAACACACCGCATCCGCGACCTACAACAACGGCGTCCTCGAGGTCGTCTTCGATCGCGCCGAACAGTCCTCGGACATCAGTCTCGAGTAA
- a CDS encoding 50S ribosomal protein L16, translating into MSDKPASMYREISKPAYTRREYITGIPGSKIAQHKMGDVSADPDDYPVQISLITEEEVQIRHGSLEASRLSANRHMLKNAGENNYKMILRKFPHHVIRENKQATGAGADRVSDGMRQAFGKIVGTAARIGAGERIFTIWCDVDDAEFAKDALRRSYNKISPPCRVVVERGEEQLIA; encoded by the coding sequence ATGTCAGACAAGCCTGCCTCCATGTACCGGGAGATCAGTAAGCCGGCCTACACGCGCCGCGAATACATTACTGGAATTCCGGGTTCGAAGATCGCACAGCACAAGATGGGCGACGTCTCGGCGGACCCCGACGACTACCCCGTCCAGATCAGCCTCATCACGGAAGAGGAAGTCCAGATTCGCCACGGCTCGCTCGAGGCCTCGCGCCTGTCGGCCAACCGCCACATGCTGAAAAACGCCGGCGAGAACAACTACAAGATGATCCTGCGCAAGTTCCCCCACCACGTCATCCGGGAGAACAAGCAGGCGACGGGCGCGGGTGCGGACCGTGTCTCTGACGGGATGCGCCAGGCGTTCGGGAAGATCGTCGGCACCGCGGCTCGCATCGGCGCCGGGGAGCGCATCTTCACCATCTGGTGTGACGTCGACGACGCCGAGTTCGCCAAGGACGCGCTTCGGCGTTCCTACAACAAGATCTCGCCGCCGTGTCGCGTCGTCGTCGAGCGCGGCGAGGAACAGCTGATCGCATAA
- a CDS encoding protein-L-isoaspartate O-methyltransferase family protein produces MDPAVLREDMVDGLESAPRNVLADDDVAIAMRDVPRHAFVDDERTAYADRDHDALGTRVLAPSTVARLLQALALEGDETVLIVGAGVGYTAAVAAELVGETNVHAVDISRPLVVEARGNLAEAGYDGVLVDRRDGTNGLPEYAPFDRILLEAAAADPPRALLEQLTADGRLVLPRGTQRQRLEVVSATGDRDRFGPVSFDPLLVEGEQSGAVERNRTTREDRERAQRRAESRRGWEQDWIEWEKPSDGQSRRGRSR; encoded by the coding sequence ATGGACCCCGCGGTACTGCGAGAGGATATGGTCGACGGCCTCGAATCCGCGCCGCGGAACGTGCTCGCGGACGACGACGTCGCCATCGCGATGCGAGACGTCCCTCGACACGCGTTCGTCGACGACGAACGGACGGCCTACGCCGACCGCGACCACGACGCCCTCGGGACGCGGGTTCTCGCGCCCAGCACGGTCGCCCGTCTCCTCCAGGCGCTCGCACTCGAGGGCGACGAGACCGTGCTGATCGTCGGTGCCGGCGTCGGCTATACGGCTGCGGTGGCCGCCGAACTCGTCGGCGAGACCAACGTCCACGCCGTCGATATCTCCCGCCCGCTGGTCGTCGAGGCACGAGGGAACCTCGCCGAAGCGGGGTACGACGGCGTCCTCGTCGACCGCCGCGACGGCACGAACGGGCTCCCCGAGTACGCGCCGTTCGATCGGATTCTGCTCGAGGCCGCTGCCGCCGATCCGCCTCGCGCGTTGCTCGAGCAGTTGACGGCGGACGGCCGTCTGGTTCTCCCGCGTGGGACGCAGCGACAGCGGCTCGAGGTCGTCTCCGCTACCGGGGACCGCGATCGGTTCGGTCCCGTTTCCTTCGACCCGCTACTGGTCGAGGGCGAGCAGTCGGGGGCAGTCGAACGAAACCGAACGACGCGGGAGGACCGCGAGCGGGCGCAGCGACGAGCCGAATCACGTCGCGGCTGGGAGCAAGACTGGATCGAGTGGGAGAAACCGAGCGACGGGCAATCCCGTCGAGGTCGATCCCGCTAG
- a CDS encoding LURP-one-related/scramblase family protein, which yields MDETQGYDIRGIELTDDRYTVEQGFVRNKYRALDPDGNVVLRGKQKMLKMKEEFPFVDADGNEVFTVKAGGITDIAGNYVLSDAETGADLVILDNDYSLLQDTWKIRDATTEAKLAEINSRGAMVTLARNIVPFGGWIPHRYEITDQSGAHVGSIDGQFSLRDRYEITIDDASSVPKEPVVAAAMVIDAIQGN from the coding sequence ATGGACGAGACACAGGGGTACGATATTCGGGGGATCGAGTTGACTGACGACCGTTACACGGTCGAACAGGGTTTCGTTCGGAACAAGTACCGGGCGCTCGATCCGGACGGGAACGTCGTTCTCCGGGGGAAACAGAAGATGCTGAAGATGAAGGAGGAGTTCCCCTTCGTCGACGCCGACGGGAACGAGGTGTTCACGGTGAAAGCCGGGGGGATCACCGACATCGCCGGGAACTACGTGCTCTCGGACGCCGAGACCGGTGCGGATCTGGTTATCCTGGACAACGACTACTCGCTGCTGCAGGACACGTGGAAGATTCGCGACGCGACCACCGAGGCGAAACTGGCCGAGATCAACTCTCGAGGTGCGATGGTGACGCTGGCCCGGAACATCGTTCCGTTCGGCGGGTGGATCCCGCACAGGTACGAGATCACCGACCAGTCGGGCGCTCACGTCGGCTCGATAGATGGCCAGTTCTCGCTGCGGGACCGCTACGAGATCACCATCGACGACGCCAGTTCCGTCCCGAAAGAGCCCGTCGTGGCCGCGGCGATGGTCATCGACGCGATTCAGGGGAACTAG
- a CDS encoding ATP-grasp domain-containing protein, with product MIDLAVANDKETFERMGEPLAERGIQVHHVPVRERTIALDDPPWGPDEYDVGFVYPGRLMEGGVADALLELPWLNDHETVLTSRNKAEVLARLGRADLPVPRTVYVSNDVSEDELTDVFDRFEPPVVVKPNSTTRGVGVAKAHDLDSFLGICDYLSLVHDYRATGDQSFLVQEYLPDAVDYRVMVLEGEYVGAVERRLPDEAIAEGQWKHNVHRGATATGVDLPEPWRDLAESVAAELEIPFLGVDLLETGEKLVINETNARPTIDEETKYEPAFYDRLAAAIRRAADRE from the coding sequence ATGATCGATCTCGCCGTCGCGAACGACAAGGAGACGTTCGAGCGGATGGGGGAGCCGCTAGCCGAGCGGGGAATACAGGTTCACCACGTACCCGTGCGCGAGCGAACGATCGCGCTCGACGACCCGCCGTGGGGTCCCGACGAGTACGACGTGGGGTTCGTCTACCCGGGTCGGCTCATGGAAGGTGGGGTCGCCGACGCCCTGCTCGAGCTCCCGTGGCTCAACGACCACGAGACGGTGCTGACGTCGCGGAACAAGGCCGAGGTGCTGGCGCGGCTCGGACGAGCGGATCTGCCGGTCCCGAGAACGGTCTATGTCTCTAACGATGTCAGTGAGGACGAGTTGACCGACGTCTTCGACCGATTCGAGCCGCCGGTCGTCGTCAAGCCGAACTCGACGACGCGGGGCGTCGGCGTCGCGAAAGCCCACGATCTGGACTCGTTTCTGGGGATCTGCGACTACCTCTCGCTGGTCCACGACTACCGGGCGACTGGCGACCAGTCCTTTCTCGTCCAGGAGTACCTCCCCGACGCCGTCGACTACCGCGTGATGGTGCTCGAAGGGGAGTACGTCGGCGCGGTCGAACGCCGACTCCCCGACGAGGCGATCGCCGAGGGGCAGTGGAAACACAACGTCCACCGCGGCGCGACGGCGACCGGCGTCGACCTCCCCGAGCCGTGGCGCGACCTCGCCGAATCGGTCGCCGCCGAACTCGAGATTCCGTTCCTGGGCGTCGATCTGCTCGAGACGGGGGAGAAACTGGTGATCAACGAGACGAACGCGCGGCCGACCATCGACGAGGAGACGAAGTACGAGCCGGCGTTCTACGACCGACTCGCGGCCGCGATACGGCGCGCTGCCGACCGAGAATAG